Sequence from the Candidatus Sulfotelmatobacter sp. genome:
CAGGACGTAGAACGGCACGGGGCGCTCGCCGAAGAGCACGGTGAGCGCGACCAGCGGCGCGGTGATGCCGAGCGCGTGCGTCGAGATCTTCCAGTAGCGCGTGATCCACTGCACGACCAGCGCGCTGGCGGCGTAGCCGGCCATCGAGGCGGTCATGATCGCCGGCGCGTGGATCGCCCACAGATCGAGCGCACCCAGCGCGTAGAAGATGACGAACGCGATGAAGACCCGCTCGCGCTCGGAACGGATCGACATGTCCAGGTCCGAGATCCGGTCGGTCGCGTACAGGTAGAAGATGAACAGCATCGGCGCGATCGAGGTGAAGAACGCGCTGTTGAAGAGCAGGACCAGGAAGTCGTGTGTCCCGGTGGACCGGGCCCCGGCCAGAATGACGAACAGTGCGAGCGAGGTCAGGAAGGGGTTGCAGACCGTCGAGAGGATCCGCGCCACGTCGGTCCATGCTCGCTTGCGCACGCGCAGCGACGCCGGCTGCGGGGGGAGGGCCTGCACGGGGACGGGCCTTCGGCCCTTGCCGTCGAACACCCCCGGATGATCCTCGAGCGCATCGCCTCGCCGGCCGACGTCAAGCGGCTGACGCGCCCTGAGCTGGACCAGCTCGCGCGCGAGATTCGGGAGACGCTGATCCGGGTCTGCGCGGCCAACGGGGGCCACTTGGCCCCGAACCTCGGGGTCGTCGAGCTGACCATCGCGCTGCACCGCATCCTCGACCTGCCGCGCGACGTCGTCGTCTGGGACGTCAGCCATCAGAGCTACGTCCACAAGCTGCTGACCGGCCGTGCGTCGCGTTTCGACACGCTGCGCCAGGGCGGCGGCATCAGCGGTTTCACCATGCGCAGCGAGTCCGAGTACGACCACTTCGGCGCCGGCCACGCCTCGACCGCGATCTCGGCGGCGCTCGGCATGGCGACCGCGCGCGATCTGGCCGGCGGCCGCGAGACCGTCGTCGCCGTCATCGGCGACGGCGCGATGACCGGCGGACTGGCCTACGAGGCCATCAACAACGCCGGGCTGCTGAAGAGCAACTTCATCGTCGTGCTCAACGACAACGAGATGTCGATCGCCCCCAACGTCGGCTCGATCGCCTCGTACCTGGGCGTGCTGCGCTCCAAGCCGCTCTTCACGCGCGGCCGCGAGTTCGTCAAGGGCGTGCTCGACCACGTCCCCCTCGGCGAGACCGCGCGCAAGGCGCTCTCGACCGCCGAGATGGCCGGGATGCGCTTCGTCTCCGCGGAGCACAAGGCGCCGGTCATCTTCGAGGAGATGGGCTTCCGGTACATCGGCCCGATCGACGGTCACGACGTCGACACGCTGCTCGACGTGCTCTCCAACGCGCGGCGCATCCCGGGTCCGGTGCTGCTGCACGTCAAGACCGTCAAGGGCAAGGGCTTCGGCATCGCCGAGGACGACAGCCGCACGTTCCACGGCGTCGGGCCCGGCGTCTACCATCCCGACGAAGGAAAGCTGGAGAAGAAGAGCGCCCGGCCGACGTTCGCGCAGGCCTTCGCCGACGCGCTGATCGCCGCGGCCGAGCGCGATCAGCGGGTGGTCGGCATCACCGCGGCGATGCCGGACGGCACGGGCCTGGCGAAGTTCGCCAAGCGGTTCCCCGACCGGTACTTCGACGTCGGGATCGCCGAGGCGCACGCCGTCTGCTTCGCCGCCGGCGCCTCGACCCGCGGGCTACGACCGGTCGCCGCGATCTACTCGACGTTCTTGCAGCGCGCCTACGACCAAGTCGTGCACGACGTCGCGATCCAAGGGCTGCCGGTCGTCTTCGCGATGGACCGCGCCGGCTTCGTCGGCGACGACGGCCCGACGCACATGGGCCTCTACGACGTCGCCTATCTGCGCACGCTGCCGGGCATCACGATCATGGCGCCGCGCAACGAGGCCGAGGTCGCGCCGATGCTCGACCTCGCGCTGACGCTCGACGGACCGGCCGCGCTGCGCTATCCGCGCGGCACCACCAGCGGGAAGCACGACGAGCCGCTCGCACCGCTGGTGCTCGGGCGCGCCGAGGTGCTGCGCGCCGGCAGCGAGGTCGCCATCCTCGCGCTCGGCAACACGGTCGACGTCGCGCTCGACGCGTACGCGCTGCTCGAGGCGGACGGCGTCGAGCCGACCGTCGTGAACGCGCGCTTCGTCGCGCCGCTCGACGAGACGCTGCTGCTGGAGCTGGCCGAGACGCACTCGCGCTTCATCACGCTCGAGGAGCACAGCCTCGCGGGCGGTTTCGGCTCGGCGGTGACGGAGTTCCTCAACGACCGCGGGATCGCGGTCGGCGTCGAGCGGATCGGCGTTCCGAACGTGCTCATCCAGCACAACAAGGTCGAGCTGCAGCGCGCCGCCGTCGGCCTCTCCGCCGAGAACGTCGCCGCGCGCGTGCGGGCCCTCGCTCCGAGTCGAACCTGAGCCGAACGCGAGGCGAACGGGCGAGCCGCCTTGGCGGCCCGCCCTTTCGGGCAAGAGGGGTTTAGCCGGGCCGAGGCCAAACCCCGGCGGTTCTTCTCACCCAGGAGTCCCCTATCGTGCTGCCCGCCCTGCTCGCCGCCG
This genomic interval carries:
- a CDS encoding phosphatase PAP2 family protein — protein: MQALPPQPASLRVRKRAWTDVARILSTVCNPFLTSLALFVILAGARSTGTHDFLVLLFNSAFFTSIAPMLFIFYLYATDRISDLDMSIRSERERVFIAFVIFYALGALDLWAIHAPAIMTASMAGYAASALVVQWITRYWKISTHALGITAPLVALTVLFGERPVPFYVLIPLVGWARVYLRAHTVLQVVAGTLLALVTTLLFFRIFHVV
- the dxs gene encoding 1-deoxy-D-xylulose-5-phosphate synthase, with the protein product MILERIASPADVKRLTRPELDQLAREIRETLIRVCAANGGHLAPNLGVVELTIALHRILDLPRDVVVWDVSHQSYVHKLLTGRASRFDTLRQGGGISGFTMRSESEYDHFGAGHASTAISAALGMATARDLAGGRETVVAVIGDGAMTGGLAYEAINNAGLLKSNFIVVLNDNEMSIAPNVGSIASYLGVLRSKPLFTRGREFVKGVLDHVPLGETARKALSTAEMAGMRFVSAEHKAPVIFEEMGFRYIGPIDGHDVDTLLDVLSNARRIPGPVLLHVKTVKGKGFGIAEDDSRTFHGVGPGVYHPDEGKLEKKSARPTFAQAFADALIAAAERDQRVVGITAAMPDGTGLAKFAKRFPDRYFDVGIAEAHAVCFAAGASTRGLRPVAAIYSTFLQRAYDQVVHDVAIQGLPVVFAMDRAGFVGDDGPTHMGLYDVAYLRTLPGITIMAPRNEAEVAPMLDLALTLDGPAALRYPRGTTSGKHDEPLAPLVLGRAEVLRAGSEVAILALGNTVDVALDAYALLEADGVEPTVVNARFVAPLDETLLLELAETHSRFITLEEHSLAGGFGSAVTEFLNDRGIAVGVERIGVPNVLIQHNKVELQRAAVGLSAENVAARVRALAPSRT